The segment CTTTTGATTCAGGGTATAAATTGATATTAGATTTAAATAAAGATAATAGACCTCAATATTTTGATATACCGAATATTGTGACTAGTAAAATAGTATTAGATAATTTAATAAAAAGTGATAAAGATGATTCGCCTTTTCCAGCATTAACACAAATTGAATGTTTTGGAGTGAATTTCTAAGATAGGAGTAAACAATGGAAGTAAGATATACACATAGTCCTAAGGACATAGAACATTATAGTACTAAAGAATTAAGAGATGAATTTTTGGTAGAAAAAGTATTTTTACCAGGAGAAATAAAATTAACATATACACATAATGATAGAATGATATTTGGCGGAGTTATGCCGCTTGATAAAGAATTAGAAATAAAATTAGATAAAGAATTAGGTGTTAATTATTTCTTAGAACGTCGTGAATTAGGAGTTATAAATATAGGTGGAGAAGGAATAATAGAAATAGATGGTAAATTAGATAATATGAAAAAACAAGATGGTTACTATATTTCAAGAGGAACAAAAGAAGTTAAATTTAAATCTGTAGATAAAATGAATCCAGCTAAATTTTATGTTGTATCAGTGCCAGCACATAATGATTATCCTAATGTAAAAATAAGTATAGATCAAATAAAACCGCTAGAAGCAGGTGAAGATTTAACATTAAATAAAAGAAAGATATATCAATATATACACCCTAATATATGTGAAAGTTGTCAATTACAAATGGGGTATACAATATTAGAACCAGGAAGTTCATGGAATACTATGCCTTGTCATACACACGAAAGAAGAATGGAAACATATGTATATTTTGATTTTCCTTCTGATTATACAAAAGTATTTCATTTGATGGGGAAACCAGATGAAACAAAACATTTAGTAGTTGGAAATGAACAAGCAATAATATCACCTAGTTGGTCAATACATTCAGGAGTAGGGACAACAAATTATTCATTTATTTGGTCAATGTGTGGAGAAAATATAACATACACAGATATGGATATGGTAGATATGAATGATTTAAAATAAAGGGAGTGTAATAAATGAAGGAATTATTTAATTTAGAAGGTAAAGTAGCATTAGTTACAGGGGCAACATATGGAATAGGTTTTTCCATGGCTTTAGGTCTTGCAAAAAGTGGTGCAAGAATAGTGTTTAATGATATAAATGAAGAATTAGTAGAAAAGGGTAGAAAAGCATATGAAGAAGCTGGAATAAACGCTAAGGGATATGTTTGTGATGTAACAAATGAAGAAGCTGTAAAAGAGTTAATTACAAAAATAGAAAATGAAATAGGAATTGTTGATATTTTAGTTAATAATGCAGGGATTATAAAAAGAATACCTATGACTGAAATGAGTGTAGAAGATTTTAGAAAAGTAATAGATGTTGACTTAAATGCACCTTTCATAGTATCTAAAGCTGTAATACCAGGAATGATAAAAAAAGGTCATGGTAAGATAATAAATATATGTTCAATGATGTCAGAATTAGGACGTGAAACAGTTAGTGCATATGCTGCAGCTAAAGGTGGTCTTAAGATGTTAACTAAAAATATTTGTAGTGAATTTGGAGATAAAAATATACAATGTAATGGTATAGGGCCTGGTTATATAGCTACTCCACAAACTGCCCCTTTAAGAGAAAAACAAGCAGATGGCTCAAGACATCCTTTTGATAGTTTTATAATATCAAAAACACCTGCAGGTAGATGGGGAGAACCTGATGATTTGGTTGGACCAGCTGTATTTCTTGCAAGTGATGCAAGTAATTTTGTAAATGGACATATACTTTATGTAGATGGTGGAATACTAGCATATATAGGGAAACAACCTTAAAAATAAGTATTAATAATTTATAAAATATATTAAGGAGTTAAGAAAATGGCAGAAGTAATATTAAAAGGGGTAGAAAAAGAGTATCCAAATGGATTCAAAGCAGTACACGGGATAGATTTAGAAATAAAAGACGGAGAATTCATGGTATTTGTAGGGCCATCAGGATGTGCAAAATCAACAACATTAAGAATGATAGCAGGACTAGAAGAAATAACAGGAGGAGAAGTATACATAGGAGATCAACTAGTAAATGATGTACCACCAAAAGATAGAGGAATAGCAATGGTATTCCAAAACTATGCACTATATCCACATATGACAGTATATGAAAATATGGCATTTGGATTAAAATTAAAGAAGACACCGAAAGAAGAAATAGATAGAAGAGTAAAAGATGCAGCAGCAAAGTTAGAAATAACAGAGTTATTAGATAGAAAACCAAAAGAAATGTCAGGAGGACA is part of the Pseudostreptobacillus hongkongensis genome and harbors:
- the kduI gene encoding 5-dehydro-4-deoxy-D-glucuronate isomerase; its protein translation is MEVRYTHSPKDIEHYSTKELRDEFLVEKVFLPGEIKLTYTHNDRMIFGGVMPLDKELEIKLDKELGVNYFLERRELGVINIGGEGIIEIDGKLDNMKKQDGYYISRGTKEVKFKSVDKMNPAKFYVVSVPAHNDYPNVKISIDQIKPLEAGEDLTLNKRKIYQYIHPNICESCQLQMGYTILEPGSSWNTMPCHTHERRMETYVYFDFPSDYTKVFHLMGKPDETKHLVVGNEQAIISPSWSIHSGVGTTNYSFIWSMCGENITYTDMDMVDMNDLK
- a CDS encoding gluconate 5-dehydrogenase; the encoded protein is MKELFNLEGKVALVTGATYGIGFSMALGLAKSGARIVFNDINEELVEKGRKAYEEAGINAKGYVCDVTNEEAVKELITKIENEIGIVDILVNNAGIIKRIPMTEMSVEDFRKVIDVDLNAPFIVSKAVIPGMIKKGHGKIINICSMMSELGRETVSAYAAAKGGLKMLTKNICSEFGDKNIQCNGIGPGYIATPQTAPLREKQADGSRHPFDSFIISKTPAGRWGEPDDLVGPAVFLASDASNFVNGHILYVDGGILAYIGKQP